A DNA window from Pseudomonas wuhanensis contains the following coding sequences:
- a CDS encoding PDDEXK nuclease domain-containing protein — protein sequence MNDLSATAPSVSASFNEITQLIITARQRAVQAVNTELIELHWQVGAYISRKIEAAEWGDGVVAQLATHLAHTQPGLRGFTRANLFRMRKFYEAYRHDPIVAALLRQLPWTQNLIILNQSKHPEEREFYLRMAIQEKWSSRELERQFKGALFERSVINPAKVSPLMRQTHPEALSVFKDTYMVEFLDLAQGHVEADLHGGLLRRLRDFLIELGRDFCFVGSQYPLQVGGRDFALDLLFFHRGLNCLVAIELKVGRFEPEYLGKLDFYLEALDRDVRKPHENPALGVLLCASKDDEVVEYALNRSLSPALIAEYQTQLPDKKLLQAKLHEFYALNADE from the coding sequence GTGAATGACCTCAGCGCTACTGCACCGTCCGTTAGTGCAAGCTTTAACGAAATCACGCAACTGATCATCACTGCCCGGCAGCGAGCGGTGCAGGCAGTCAATACCGAGTTGATTGAACTGCACTGGCAGGTCGGGGCTTACATCAGTCGGAAGATCGAAGCGGCGGAGTGGGGGGATGGAGTGGTCGCTCAATTGGCTACTCACCTCGCTCATACTCAGCCGGGATTGCGTGGTTTTACCAGAGCTAATCTCTTTCGCATGCGCAAGTTTTACGAGGCATACAGGCATGACCCAATTGTCGCAGCACTGCTGCGACAATTGCCCTGGACCCAAAACCTGATCATTCTCAACCAAAGCAAACATCCGGAAGAACGCGAGTTCTACCTGCGCATGGCGATTCAGGAGAAGTGGTCGAGCCGGGAGCTTGAACGCCAGTTCAAAGGCGCTCTGTTTGAGCGTAGCGTCATCAACCCCGCAAAAGTCTCGCCGTTGATGAGGCAAACGCATCCCGAAGCCTTGAGTGTGTTCAAGGACACCTACATGGTCGAATTTCTCGACTTGGCGCAAGGTCATGTCGAGGCCGATTTACATGGCGGGTTACTGCGCAGGCTCAGGGATTTTCTGATCGAGCTGGGGCGTGACTTTTGTTTCGTCGGTTCGCAGTATCCATTGCAGGTTGGTGGCCGCGACTTTGCGTTGGATCTGCTCTTCTTCCATCGTGGACTCAATTGCCTGGTGGCGATTGAGCTCAAGGTCGGACGCTTCGAGCCAGAATACCTCGGCAAGCTGGACTTCTACCTTGAGGCTTTGGATCGCGATGTCCGCAAACCCCATGAAAACCCGGCGCTTGGTGTCTTGTTGTGCGCCAGCAAAGACGACGAAGTCGTCGAGTACGCCCTGAACCGTTCGCTTTCGCCAGCATTGATCGCGGAATATCAGACTCAGCTGCCTGACAAGAAACTGTTGCAGGCCAAGTTGCATGAGTTTTATGCGCTGAATGCTGACGAGTAA
- a CDS encoding SdiA-regulated domain-containing protein: MSKRWKTGIFFIVVLLGAYAVSAHFMVHRQLYAHWQNRWHGNQAPDKNIWLPDYKAVIQAKPVASVTDLSGITYDPDRDRLLGITNSSSMEIVALSRNGDLLERYPLIGFQDTEGIAYLGNGRVVIADEVLQRLYVLTLPASAGPIQVENAQFVAIEINLSEHNKGFEGVAYDAANDRIFAIKERDPRQLYSVTGMLASIDGSLQVRIKDLTSWIDRSVFGMDLSEGYYDSRTGHLLVLSEQSSNLTELDQDGNFVSIRSLLHLTDDLEKTIPQAEGMTMDADGELYVVSEPNLFYRFTKSKTAVAESQPKREWVLCWMGRPLREQARLCLAQELDWG, translated from the coding sequence ATGAGCAAGAGATGGAAAACAGGAATATTTTTCATTGTTGTACTGCTCGGCGCCTATGCGGTTTCCGCACATTTCATGGTCCACCGGCAGCTGTATGCGCACTGGCAAAACCGCTGGCATGGCAATCAGGCGCCCGACAAAAATATCTGGCTGCCGGATTATAAAGCCGTGATCCAGGCCAAGCCTGTTGCGAGCGTCACCGATTTGTCCGGCATCACCTATGACCCGGACCGGGATCGTCTGCTGGGGATCACCAATAGTTCTTCCATGGAGATTGTCGCGCTGAGTCGTAACGGCGATCTGCTTGAACGTTATCCGCTGATCGGGTTCCAGGACACCGAAGGTATTGCTTACTTGGGTAATGGGCGAGTGGTGATCGCCGATGAAGTGTTGCAGCGACTGTATGTCCTCACCTTGCCGGCCAGCGCCGGCCCCATTCAGGTGGAAAATGCCCAGTTTGTCGCCATCGAAATCAACCTGAGCGAACACAACAAGGGCTTTGAAGGCGTGGCCTATGATGCGGCCAATGATCGCATTTTTGCGATCAAGGAACGTGATCCGCGCCAACTGTATTCGGTCACCGGCATGCTGGCTTCCATTGACGGCTCGTTGCAGGTGCGCATCAAGGACTTGACGAGCTGGATCGACCGCAGCGTCTTCGGCATGGATCTTTCCGAGGGCTACTACGATTCAAGGACCGGTCACTTGCTGGTACTGAGCGAGCAGTCTTCCAACCTGACCGAACTCGACCAGGACGGTAACTTCGTCAGCATCCGTTCCCTGCTCCACCTGACGGATGATCTCGAAAAAACCATACCGCAAGCCGAAGGCATGACCATGGACGCCGACGGCGAGCTTTACGTTGTGAGTGAGCCCAATCTGTTTTATCGGTTCACTAAATCGAAGACGGCTGTGGCAGAGAGTCAGCCGAAGCGTGAATGGGTTTTGTGTTGGATGGGCCGGCCTCTTCGCGAGCAAGCCCGCTTGTGTCTTGCGCAGGAATTAGACTGGGGGTGA
- a CDS encoding ArnT family glycosyltransferase, with protein MRKSLSPGIECLGLMLLALLLIGAGLGLRQPQNVDEERFLGVALEMLHNGAWLIPHRAAEIYGDKPPIFMWTVAFFAWLTGLPALALYIPGLLSAATVTAMVYDLGRRLWNQRIGRTAALLYLATYQTYSILRTGQIDSFLILFTSLGLYGLARHLLLGPAWRWFYVGCAAMGIGVITKGVGFVPVLMLIPYAYAVRKNWPGVVAMPGEARKWFLGFLVALGAIAIWLLPLALSIVLNGTADEIAYAREILLRQTAARYAAAWDHREPFWYFFVNVIPQYWLPLVLALPWLVPAWRRQLRKHDGRVLVLLGWVVLVVLFFCLSSGKRKLYIYPALPGLVLAAAPLMPWLLKRWFGKRPRGRRVFQALVVTWFVLWFARGFIEPIKDGRNPHEAIMTQAATMTHGADLVLVNWREGHWLYARQPIVHFGVRNSSVEQAAQWLRDHREAYALVPGAVLSQCFNPEAAHALGETSRARWSIVGADADNGRCHPGQPPKVYRFSWDKEKS; from the coding sequence ATGCGCAAAAGCCTGTCGCCCGGGATCGAATGCCTGGGTCTGATGCTGCTTGCCCTACTGTTGATCGGCGCCGGGCTAGGGCTGCGTCAACCGCAGAATGTGGACGAGGAACGCTTCCTCGGCGTGGCCCTGGAAATGCTGCACAACGGCGCGTGGCTCATCCCTCACCGCGCCGCGGAAATATACGGCGATAAGCCGCCGATCTTTATGTGGACGGTGGCGTTCTTCGCGTGGCTCACCGGCCTGCCCGCCCTCGCCCTTTACATTCCGGGGCTTTTGTCGGCCGCGACGGTCACGGCCATGGTCTACGATCTGGGCCGCAGGCTATGGAATCAGCGCATCGGTCGGACGGCGGCGCTCTTGTACCTGGCCACGTATCAGACTTACAGCATCTTGCGTACCGGGCAGATCGACAGCTTTTTGATTCTGTTCACATCGCTGGGCTTGTACGGGTTGGCGCGACATCTGCTGCTTGGGCCGGCGTGGCGCTGGTTCTATGTGGGCTGCGCCGCCATGGGCATTGGCGTGATCACCAAAGGGGTCGGCTTCGTTCCGGTCCTGATGCTGATTCCATATGCCTATGCGGTGCGCAAAAACTGGCCCGGCGTGGTAGCCATGCCGGGCGAGGCGCGCAAGTGGTTCCTGGGCTTCTTGGTCGCCCTCGGCGCCATCGCAATCTGGCTGCTGCCCCTGGCGCTTTCCATTGTGCTCAATGGCACTGCGGATGAAATCGCCTATGCGCGAGAAATCCTGCTGCGCCAGACAGCCGCACGCTATGCCGCCGCGTGGGACCACCGCGAACCGTTCTGGTATTTCTTCGTCAACGTCATCCCGCAATACTGGTTGCCATTGGTGCTGGCCCTGCCGTGGCTGGTGCCAGCCTGGCGCCGGCAACTGCGCAAACACGACGGTCGAGTGCTGGTACTGCTGGGCTGGGTTGTGTTGGTGGTGCTGTTCTTCTGCTTGAGCAGCGGCAAACGCAAGTTGTACATCTATCCGGCGCTGCCAGGGCTGGTGCTGGCGGCAGCGCCGCTGATGCCATGGCTGCTCAAGCGCTGGTTCGGCAAACGCCCGCGTGGTCGGCGAGTATTCCAGGCGCTGGTGGTGACCTGGTTTGTCCTGTGGTTTGCCCGCGGCTTCATCGAGCCGATCAAGGACGGTCGCAATCCCCACGAAGCGATCATGACGCAGGCAGCGACCATGACCCACGGCGCCGACCTGGTGTTGGTTAACTGGCGCGAGGGCCACTGGTTATATGCCCGACAGCCGATCGTGCATTTCGGCGTCAGAAACTCCTCGGTCGAACAGGCAGCGCAGTGGCTGCGCGACCACCGTGAGGCGTACGCCTTGGTCCCAGGCGCAGTGTTAAGCCAGTGTTTCAATCCTGAAGCTGCCCATGCGCTGGGCGAAACGTCTCGTGCGCGGTGGTCGATTGTAGGTGCCGATGCCGACAACGGTCGTTGCCATCCCGGACAGCCGCCCAAGGTCTATCGCTTCAGCTGGGACAAAGAAAAGTCATGA
- a CDS encoding lipid-A-disaccharide synthase N-terminal domain-containing protein, whose product MNLSRETLWLMIGFSGQIAFTGRFVLQWLYSEYKKRSVIPVSFWYLSIVGSTLLFAYAIYRQDPVFIVGQAFGSIVYLRNLQLIARSRHLKD is encoded by the coding sequence ATGAACCTCTCCCGCGAAACCCTGTGGCTGATGATCGGCTTCAGTGGCCAGATCGCCTTTACCGGTCGCTTCGTCTTGCAATGGCTGTACAGCGAATACAAGAAACGCAGCGTGATCCCGGTGAGCTTCTGGTACCTGAGCATCGTCGGCAGCACCCTGCTGTTCGCTTACGCCATTTACCGGCAAGACCCGGTCTTCATTGTCGGTCAGGCGTTTGGCTCCATCGTCTATTTGCGCAACTTGCAGTTGATTGCCCGCAGCAGACATTTAAAGGACTGA
- a CDS encoding glycosyltransferase family 2 protein has product MSQDIFVSVLIPAKNEANNLKPLLEEIHTALAGEAYEIIVVDDGSTDSTLHELRQIKNNGLSALRILRHERSLGQSTSLYHAALAAQGQWLATLDGDGQNDPADIPGMLALVRGEQGLVDVQLVAGHRVNRRDTASKRWASRFANGLRSRLLKDATPDTGCGLKLIERAAFLRLPYFDHMHRFIPALIQRHNGRMIVHPVNHRPRTAGVSKYGNIDRALVGILDLFGVWWLIKRTRLNTNAQEIEG; this is encoded by the coding sequence ATGAGCCAAGACATTTTTGTATCTGTATTGATTCCAGCAAAAAACGAAGCGAACAACCTCAAACCTTTACTTGAGGAAATCCACACCGCGTTAGCCGGTGAGGCTTACGAAATCATTGTCGTGGACGATGGCAGTACCGATTCCACCTTGCATGAACTGCGGCAGATCAAAAACAACGGCCTGAGCGCATTGCGCATCCTGCGTCATGAGCGTTCGCTGGGGCAAAGCACTTCGCTCTACCATGCGGCGCTCGCGGCTCAAGGGCAATGGCTGGCGACACTCGATGGCGACGGTCAAAACGATCCCGCGGACATCCCCGGGATGTTGGCGCTGGTGCGCGGTGAACAGGGTCTGGTCGACGTTCAGTTGGTGGCCGGGCACCGGGTCAACCGCCGCGATACCGCGAGCAAGCGCTGGGCCTCGCGTTTTGCCAATGGTCTGCGCAGCCGCCTGCTCAAGGACGCCACGCCGGACACCGGCTGCGGACTGAAACTGATCGAGCGTGCGGCGTTTCTGCGCTTGCCGTACTTCGACCATATGCATCGGTTCATTCCTGCGCTGATCCAGCGTCACAACGGCCGCATGATCGTCCATCCGGTCAATCACCGCCCCCGCACGGCCGGGGTGTCCAAATACGGCAACATCGACCGCGCCCTGGTGGGCATTCTCGACCTGTTCGGCGTTTGGTGGCTGATCAAGCGTACGCGGTTGAACACCAATGCACAGGAGATCGAAGGATGA
- a CDS encoding NAD-dependent epimerase/dehydratase family protein → MTVLVTGAAGFIGYHTVKRLCREGLEVVGIDNLNDYYSVELKHARLKVLESLPGFRFQTLDIVDKPALMALFQDHAFTEVVHLAAQPGVRYSLDTPDVYAQSNLVGFLNVLEACRHHRPAHLIYASSSSVYGSNSKMPFSVEDSVDHPISLYAATKRANELLAHSYCHLYGLKASGLRFFTVFGPWGRPDMALFKFTEAIIKGLPIDIYNHGQMSRDFTYIDDIVESIARLRSKPPVPNGPEDGVNRIFNIGRGQPVPLLEFVDCLETALGIKARRNFLPLQAGDVVKTWADVSALAEWVDFRPQVTVETGVAEFVKWYRHFYQI, encoded by the coding sequence ATGACGGTTCTGGTCACGGGCGCCGCCGGTTTCATCGGGTATCACACCGTCAAGCGTTTGTGTCGGGAAGGCCTTGAAGTGGTCGGTATCGACAATCTCAACGACTACTACAGCGTGGAACTCAAGCACGCACGGCTCAAGGTATTGGAATCCTTGCCGGGCTTTCGTTTCCAGACCCTGGACATCGTCGACAAACCGGCCTTGATGGCGTTGTTCCAAGACCATGCTTTCACCGAGGTTGTGCACTTGGCGGCCCAGCCGGGCGTTCGCTATTCACTGGACACCCCGGATGTCTATGCGCAGTCGAATCTGGTGGGTTTTCTGAATGTGCTGGAAGCCTGTCGGCACCATCGCCCCGCGCATTTGATCTACGCCTCGAGCAGCTCGGTGTATGGCTCCAACAGCAAAATGCCGTTCAGCGTCGAAGACAGCGTCGATCATCCCATTTCGCTGTATGCCGCCACTAAACGAGCCAATGAATTGTTGGCGCACAGCTACTGCCACCTCTATGGCCTGAAGGCCAGCGGCCTGCGCTTTTTCACCGTTTTCGGTCCTTGGGGTCGCCCCGACATGGCGTTGTTCAAGTTTACCGAGGCGATCATCAAAGGCTTGCCGATCGACATCTATAACCATGGCCAGATGTCGCGCGACTTCACTTACATCGACGACATCGTCGAAAGCATCGCTCGCCTGCGCTCAAAACCACCGGTGCCGAACGGGCCAGAGGATGGCGTAAACCGCATCTTCAACATAGGCCGTGGCCAACCGGTACCGCTGCTGGAATTCGTCGACTGCCTGGAAACGGCATTGGGCATCAAGGCCCGGCGCAACTTTCTGCCGCTACAGGCGGGCGATGTGGTCAAGACCTGGGCCGATGTTTCGGCACTGGCCGAATGGGTCGACTTCCGCCCTCAGGTAACGGTTGAAACAGGCGTGGCGGAATTTGTGAAGTGGTATCGCCATTTCTATCAGATATGA
- a CDS encoding alpha/beta hydrolase, with product MSSTKLSRMLRTLVSLFAFIAIAYLVLCAALFVFQRTLIYYPQPRAIDAPETLLTLQVADAQVLVTVRPHDGPKALIYFGGNAEDVSRSLPGFSQAFADHAIYLLHYRGYGGSSGSPSEEAIQQDAMTLFDMVYNTHPSIAVVGRSLGSGVAVRLASQRPASRLILITPYNSLEDLAARQFRWFPVKWLLQDKFESWKYAAHITVPTLFVVAEHDEVIPRSSTEKLYTNFAKGVASMQVIPGTGHNSISESPQYLKLLGSTL from the coding sequence ATGTCGTCCACTAAACTTAGCCGAATGTTGCGAACCCTGGTGTCTCTCTTCGCTTTCATTGCAATTGCGTACCTGGTGCTCTGCGCCGCGCTGTTCGTATTTCAACGCACCCTGATCTACTACCCGCAACCACGCGCTATCGACGCACCCGAAACGCTGCTGACGCTGCAAGTCGCCGATGCACAAGTGCTGGTGACCGTCAGGCCGCACGACGGCCCGAAGGCGTTGATCTACTTTGGTGGCAATGCCGAGGACGTTTCCCGCAGCCTGCCCGGGTTTTCGCAGGCCTTTGCCGATCATGCGATCTACTTGCTGCATTACCGAGGCTACGGTGGCAGCTCCGGGTCGCCGTCCGAGGAGGCGATTCAGCAAGATGCCATGACCTTGTTCGACATGGTCTACAACACCCATCCTTCCATCGCCGTGGTCGGGCGCAGCCTGGGTTCGGGCGTTGCCGTGCGCCTGGCCAGCCAACGCCCGGCGTCGCGGCTGATCCTGATCACGCCCTACAACAGCCTTGAAGACCTCGCCGCCCGCCAGTTCCGCTGGTTCCCGGTGAAGTGGCTGCTTCAGGACAAATTTGAATCCTGGAAATACGCCGCTCACATCACCGTACCAACACTGTTTGTCGTCGCCGAGCACGACGAAGTCATACCGCGCTCAAGCACGGAAAAGCTCTACACGAATTTCGCCAAGGGCGTGGCCTCTATGCAGGTGATACCGGGCACGGGCCACAATTCGATATCCGAGAGCCCGCAGTACCTCAAGCTGCTGGGTTCCACGTTGTGA
- a CDS encoding aldo/keto reductase: protein MLTRAIPSSNEPLPMVGLGTYRGFDVAPSDDAYKQLPAVLRALFEKGGTVIDSSPMYGRAEQTTGELLSIHRPRSPAFLATKVWTQGREEGIAQMEQSFKLLQTDRIDLMQIHNLLDWKTHLPTLRQWKAEGRIRYIGITHYTASAYDEVEAVLKAEPLDFLQINYALDDRGVEKRILPLCRERGVAVICNRPFGGGGLLARLKGKPLPGWAAQVGVNSWAQLALKFLLAHPAVTCVIPGTSNPRYMAENAGAGFGPMLTDAQRQQLMALMG, encoded by the coding sequence ATGCTGACCCGAGCCATTCCTTCCAGCAACGAGCCGTTACCCATGGTCGGGTTGGGCACCTATCGCGGCTTTGATGTCGCGCCTTCCGACGATGCCTACAAGCAGTTACCCGCTGTGCTCAGAGCGTTGTTCGAGAAGGGCGGGACGGTAATCGACAGCTCGCCCATGTACGGTCGCGCCGAGCAGACGACCGGCGAATTGCTGTCGATTCATCGGCCTCGTTCGCCTGCGTTTCTGGCCACCAAAGTCTGGACCCAGGGTCGCGAAGAAGGCATCGCGCAGATGGAGCAGTCGTTCAAGCTGTTGCAGACCGACCGCATCGATCTGATGCAGATTCACAACCTGCTGGACTGGAAAACCCACCTGCCCACCCTGCGCCAATGGAAGGCGGAAGGGCGCATCCGCTACATCGGCATCACCCATTACACGGCGTCGGCCTACGACGAAGTGGAAGCCGTGTTGAAAGCCGAGCCGCTGGACTTTTTGCAGATCAACTATGCCCTGGACGACCGCGGCGTCGAGAAACGAATCCTGCCCCTGTGTCGCGAACGTGGCGTAGCGGTGATCTGCAATCGGCCTTTCGGCGGCGGTGGCTTGCTTGCTCGATTGAAAGGCAAACCGCTGCCGGGATGGGCCGCGCAAGTGGGGGTCAATAGCTGGGCGCAACTGGCGCTCAAGTTCCTGCTGGCTCATCCGGCGGTGACTTGCGTCATCCCCGGCACCAGCAACCCGCGCTACATGGCGGAAAATGCCGGTGCCGGTTTCGGCCCGATGCTCACGGATGCGCAGCGTCAACAGCTGATGGCTCTGATGGGTTAG
- a CDS encoding DAHL domain-containing protein gives MQISNHYKWSALAAIALTLFSVLIFLLIKSYSYDTSAYFESRDFVRQLKQYDANWSVKLLRAKIGMNNNLLLVAPPEAEERWAQLDSLNAVGPLSTLWHTRRQGYLEAVENKTRLVEQFKQHNMALRTAFEALPALEDAIRVLLEDTNDKRPLVDARAASVVFDLTLDTLEYSLYVTTERAEEISGHLKYLNEYISQLPPERRPPFTAFLDAVNAIVREQPIVNDLVERISVIPVGRQLDGINELLNEKQRRTGATDRQYHLYLGICAGIMALLLLYLAARLIRSYALINKMNNELQTANERLEQRVEERTHELLEAERELVEAARMAGMAEIATNVLHNVGNVLNSVNVSADLITRKLAASKTLGLGKAVNMMNEHAEDLGQFITLDEKGKLLPLYLNQLVDSIAAEQSSIVDELSQLTKSIDHIKDIVSTQQAYAGAARLVEPLNIVDLFEDALRMNSGALSRHHVVVTKDYQDTPTIIGDKHRLLLILINLISNAKYAMSKVSDRQRHMTLGVKIIDNATLRLSVEDQGEGIAAENLTRIFNHGFTTRKEGHGFGLHSCALAAVEMNGHLRVHSDGPGHGAVFTLEIPLETADALPTAGMSVS, from the coding sequence ATGCAGATTTCTAATCATTACAAATGGTCTGCCTTAGCCGCCATTGCACTGACCCTCTTCAGCGTACTGATATTTTTGCTGATCAAATCCTACTCGTACGACACATCGGCCTACTTCGAGTCGCGCGACTTCGTGCGTCAACTCAAGCAGTACGATGCCAACTGGAGCGTGAAGCTCCTGCGGGCCAAAATCGGCATGAACAACAACCTGCTGCTGGTGGCACCTCCTGAAGCGGAAGAGCGCTGGGCGCAACTCGATAGCCTCAACGCGGTCGGCCCGCTGTCGACCCTTTGGCACACCCGACGCCAGGGGTATCTGGAGGCGGTAGAAAACAAAACCCGGCTGGTTGAGCAATTCAAACAACACAACATGGCCTTGCGAACAGCATTCGAGGCTCTGCCTGCGCTGGAAGATGCGATTCGGGTGTTGCTGGAAGACACCAATGACAAACGCCCGTTGGTGGACGCTCGGGCGGCCTCAGTGGTGTTCGATCTTACCTTGGACACCCTTGAATACTCCCTCTATGTCACCACCGAAAGGGCTGAGGAAATCTCCGGGCACCTGAAATACCTGAATGAATACATCAGTCAACTACCGCCTGAACGGCGCCCGCCTTTTACTGCCTTTCTAGACGCTGTGAATGCCATTGTGCGAGAGCAGCCCATCGTCAATGACCTGGTTGAGCGCATCAGTGTGATTCCGGTCGGACGGCAGTTGGACGGCATCAACGAATTATTGAACGAGAAACAACGGCGCACAGGCGCGACAGACCGCCAATATCATCTTTACCTGGGAATATGCGCCGGCATTATGGCGCTGCTGCTGTTGTATCTGGCCGCCCGCCTGATACGCAGTTATGCCCTGATCAACAAGATGAACAATGAGTTGCAAACGGCAAACGAACGGCTGGAACAACGCGTAGAAGAACGCACCCACGAACTGCTGGAAGCCGAGCGCGAACTGGTCGAAGCCGCGCGGATGGCCGGCATGGCGGAGATCGCGACCAATGTGTTGCACAACGTCGGCAATGTGCTGAACAGCGTTAACGTCTCGGCAGACTTGATCACCCGCAAATTGGCGGCCAGCAAAACCCTTGGCTTGGGTAAAGCGGTGAACATGATGAACGAGCATGCCGAAGACCTGGGGCAGTTCATCACGCTCGACGAAAAAGGAAAATTGCTACCCCTTTACCTCAATCAATTGGTCGACTCCATCGCGGCCGAGCAATCGAGCATCGTTGACGAACTGTCGCAACTCACCAAAAGCATCGATCACATCAAGGACATCGTGTCCACGCAACAGGCCTATGCCGGCGCCGCCAGATTGGTCGAGCCGTTGAACATCGTTGATCTGTTCGAGGATGCGTTACGCATGAATTCCGGCGCGTTGAGTCGGCACCATGTCGTCGTCACCAAGGACTACCAGGACACGCCGACGATCATTGGCGACAAACACCGACTGCTGTTAATCCTGATCAACCTGATCAGCAATGCCAAATATGCAATGTCCAAGGTCAGCGACCGTCAGCGTCATATGACGCTGGGCGTCAAGATTATCGATAACGCAACGCTGCGCCTCAGCGTAGAGGATCAGGGCGAAGGAATCGCTGCCGAGAACTTGACCCGCATCTTTAATCACGGCTTCACCACCCGCAAGGAAGGTCATGGTTTTGGCCTGCACAGTTGCGCGCTCGCGGCGGTAGAGATGAACGGGCATCTTCGCGTCCATAGCGATGGACCGGGTCACGGGGCGGTTTTCACCCTGGAGATACCGCTGGAGACAGCCGACGCATTGCCGACCGCTGGAATGTCAGTCAGTTAA
- a CDS encoding zinc-dependent alcohol dehydrogenase family protein: MRAMVLHAPGQPLQREERPVPRPGAQQLLIKVLACGVCRTDLHLVDGELPQAVLPRVPGHEIVGEVSAAGADVASDWVGKRVGVPWLGWTCGECTFCCSGRENLCDRAQFTGCHLDGGYADYTVADARFCFPLPDALSATEAAPLLCAGLIGFRALQMAKGARHLGLYGFGAAAHLAIQVARGRGQQVYAFTRLGDSEGQAYARTLGAVWAGPSDQPPPHPLDASLIFAPVGALVPLALEATVKGGCVICAGIHMSDIPGFPYRLLWGERSVRSVANLTREDGTAFFAELHHTPVHSDVTCFALDDANQALASLRAGQVKGAIVLVP; encoded by the coding sequence ATGCGCGCCATGGTTCTGCATGCCCCCGGCCAGCCGCTGCAACGGGAAGAACGCCCCGTGCCGCGGCCTGGCGCGCAGCAACTGTTGATCAAGGTGTTGGCCTGCGGCGTGTGCCGCACCGACCTGCATTTGGTGGACGGTGAATTGCCGCAAGCAGTGCTTCCGCGGGTGCCGGGCCATGAAATCGTCGGTGAAGTGAGCGCGGCAGGTGCCGACGTCGCGTCCGACTGGGTTGGCAAGCGCGTCGGGGTTCCCTGGCTCGGTTGGACCTGCGGTGAGTGCACGTTCTGCTGCTCGGGCCGGGAAAACCTCTGCGACCGGGCACAGTTCACCGGCTGTCATCTGGATGGCGGTTATGCCGACTACACAGTTGCCGACGCGCGCTTCTGTTTCCCCCTCCCGGACGCGCTCTCGGCCACCGAAGCCGCACCACTGCTGTGTGCCGGGCTGATCGGTTTTCGCGCCTTGCAAATGGCCAAAGGCGCGCGTCACCTGGGCCTCTATGGCTTCGGCGCGGCAGCGCATCTGGCGATTCAGGTGGCGCGGGGCCGAGGGCAACAGGTGTACGCCTTCACTCGACTGGGCGACAGCGAGGGCCAGGCCTATGCCCGGACTCTGGGAGCCGTGTGGGCAGGCCCTTCGGATCAGCCACCGCCGCACCCGCTCGACGCCAGCCTGATTTTCGCCCCCGTCGGTGCGCTAGTGCCGTTGGCGCTGGAAGCCACCGTCAAGGGCGGCTGTGTGATTTGCGCGGGCATCCACATGAGCGACATCCCCGGCTTCCCCTATCGACTGCTGTGGGGCGAACGCAGCGTCCGCTCGGTGGCGAACCTGACCCGCGAAGACGGCACCGCGTTTTTTGCAGAGCTGCACCATACGCCCGTGCACAGCGACGTCACTTGTTTTGCCCTGGACGATGCCAATCAGGCGCTGGCAAGCCTGAGGGCCGGTCAGGTCAAGGGGGCGATCGTGCTCGTCCCCTGA